The following proteins are co-located in the Oceanimonas sp. GK1 genome:
- a CDS encoding D-2-hydroxyacid dehydrogenase translates to MANHTLLLLSQDNHHYRDLLSKAYLPGLTVLMPGNDNDIRAGLERADILLGEPARIRPWLKEARALKWVQSTYAGVDKLLGPGIRQDYLLTNVRGIFGPLVSEYVFAHLLSLTRHLRHYREQQRHHNWQPIAYQSLAGKTLLVLGTGSIGQHVAGTARHFGMQVLGISRTGREAPNFDRTYQPQALNKVLPQADVVVSVLPSTPETRHLFDEERLNHIKPGVVFFNVGRGDAVNETALLHALRSGRIGAAVLDVFATEPLPESSPLWDMPNVVITPHNSGYSFPDQIVTRFSRNYLKFVEGKAMEGVVNFDLGY, encoded by the coding sequence ATGGCCAATCATACCCTGCTGCTGCTCAGCCAGGACAATCATCACTACCGGGATCTGCTGAGCAAGGCCTACCTGCCGGGCCTGACCGTACTGATGCCCGGCAACGACAACGACATTCGCGCCGGCCTGGAGCGGGCCGATATTCTGCTGGGCGAGCCGGCCCGCATTCGGCCCTGGCTGAAGGAAGCCCGGGCGCTCAAATGGGTGCAGTCCACCTACGCCGGAGTGGATAAGCTGCTCGGTCCGGGCATTCGCCAGGACTACCTGCTCACCAATGTGCGCGGCATTTTCGGGCCCCTGGTCAGTGAATATGTGTTTGCTCACCTGCTGTCGCTCACCCGCCACCTGCGCCACTACCGGGAGCAGCAACGCCATCACAACTGGCAGCCCATCGCCTACCAGAGCCTGGCGGGCAAGACCCTGCTGGTGCTGGGCACCGGCAGCATCGGCCAGCACGTGGCCGGCACTGCCCGCCATTTCGGCATGCAGGTGCTCGGCATCAGCCGCACCGGCCGTGAAGCGCCCAACTTTGACCGCACCTACCAGCCCCAGGCACTGAACAAGGTGCTGCCTCAGGCCGACGTGGTGGTGAGCGTGCTGCCTTCCACTCCCGAAACCCGGCACCTGTTTGACGAAGAGCGGCTCAACCACATCAAGCCCGGCGTGGTGTTTTTCAACGTGGGCCGGGGCGATGCGGTGAACGAAACCGCCCTGCTGCACGCCCTGCGCAGCGGCCGCATCGGCGCCGCCGTGCTCGACGTGTTCGCCACCGAACCCCTGCCCGAAAGCAGCCCCTTGTGGGACATGCCCAATGTGGTGATCACCCCCCACAACTCGGGCTACAGCTTTCCGGATCAAATCGTCACCCGCTTCAGCCGCAACTATCTGAAATTTGTTGAAGGCAAAGCCATGGAAGGGGTGGTGAACTTCGATCTGGGCTACTGA
- a CDS encoding YjaG family protein, translated as MFGDKFYKKLNKLMPWQQTVFALALAERMYPNYRLFAETAGFGDGDRFRHCLDVLWTYLTVKGSRADLSAELESFENFIPDPNKFESYGAWPALDACVALGAAYNSVICRIGEEAEEASSASLGTVAGFAELMAERELDEEELYEQELMEAEMEFQVALLERVAQPREADAILAVREFAAQGGVSNIGIGLE; from the coding sequence GTGTTCGGCGATAAATTTTATAAAAAACTCAACAAGCTCATGCCCTGGCAGCAAACCGTGTTTGCCCTGGCGCTCGCGGAGCGCATGTACCCCAACTACCGGCTGTTTGCCGAGACCGCCGGGTTTGGCGACGGGGATCGCTTTCGTCATTGCCTGGACGTGCTCTGGACTTACCTGACGGTCAAGGGATCGCGGGCGGATCTGTCGGCCGAGTTGGAGTCGTTCGAGAATTTTATTCCGGATCCGAACAAATTTGAATCCTACGGCGCCTGGCCGGCCCTGGATGCCTGTGTTGCCCTGGGCGCGGCCTACAACTCGGTGATCTGCCGCATCGGCGAAGAGGCGGAAGAGGCCAGCAGCGCCTCGCTGGGCACGGTGGCCGGCTTTGCCGAGCTGATGGCGGAGCGGGAGCTGGACGAAGAAGAGCTCTACGAACAGGAGCTGATGGAGGCTGAAATGGAATTCCAGGTGGCCTTGCTGGAGCGGGTGGCCCAGCCCCGGGAAGCCGACGCCATCCTGGCGGTGCGGGAGTTCGCCGCTCAGGGCGGGGTATCCAATATCGGCATCGGGCTGGAGTAG
- a CDS encoding MarR family winged helix-turn-helix transcriptional regulator yields the protein MEKHEEVLVALRQIIRAIDLHSRQLSKASGLTGPQLLLMQAISEHGDITMRKLAQATNMSQATATTIIDRLEQKQLVRRERSQTDKRKVHAVLTEDGVAKLKTAPRPLQESFIQRFQSLEEWEQNLLLSSLQRISSMMNAHDLDVAPMLQVGSLLHE from the coding sequence GTGGAAAAACATGAAGAGGTACTGGTGGCCCTGCGCCAGATCATCCGCGCCATCGATCTCCATTCCCGCCAGCTCAGCAAGGCGTCCGGCCTCACCGGCCCGCAACTGCTGCTGATGCAGGCCATCAGCGAGCATGGCGACATCACCATGCGCAAGCTGGCCCAGGCGACCAACATGAGCCAGGCCACGGCCACCACCATTATCGACCGACTGGAGCAAAAACAACTGGTGCGCCGGGAGCGCAGCCAGACCGACAAGCGCAAGGTGCATGCGGTGCTGACCGAAGACGGGGTGGCCAAGCTGAAAACCGCGCCCCGCCCGTTGCAGGAAAGCTTTATTCAGCGTTTTCAGTCGCTGGAAGAGTGGGAACAAAACCTGCTGCTGTCGTCGCTGCAGCGCATCTCATCCATGATGAACGCCCACGATCTGGACGTGGCGCCCATGCTACAGGTGGGCAGCCTGCTGCACGAATAA
- the hutC gene encoding histidine utilization repressor — translation MTQSIPLYQQIKQHILARIESGAYPLHQQIPPEQELAGQFGVSRMTAHKAIRDLVQEGYLVRRAGLGTFVTEPKAESPLADINNIADEVRSRGHDYANNVLVLESRRADEEVALQMGMRLNAKVFHSVLVHLENGVPIQVEERFVNPQLAPGYLQCDFSRQTPNAYLMAQCPLSDMEHIVEARLAPANISDWLQIPSEQPCLLVTRRTWSLNQLVSFARLWHPGNRYKLRSTLKL, via the coding sequence GTGACCCAGTCGATTCCCCTTTATCAGCAGATCAAGCAGCATATTCTGGCCCGCATCGAGTCGGGGGCGTACCCGTTGCACCAGCAAATTCCCCCCGAGCAGGAGCTGGCCGGGCAGTTTGGTGTAAGCCGCATGACCGCCCACAAGGCCATTCGCGACCTGGTGCAGGAAGGCTATCTGGTGCGCCGGGCCGGGCTGGGGACCTTTGTCACCGAGCCCAAGGCGGAATCCCCCCTGGCCGACATCAACAACATCGCCGATGAGGTGCGAAGCCGGGGTCATGATTACGCCAACAACGTGCTGGTGCTGGAGAGTCGGCGCGCCGATGAGGAAGTGGCCTTGCAGATGGGCATGCGGCTCAACGCAAAAGTGTTTCATTCGGTGCTGGTGCACCTGGAAAACGGCGTGCCTATTCAGGTGGAAGAGCGTTTTGTCAATCCGCAGCTGGCGCCGGGGTATCTGCAGTGTGACTTCAGCCGCCAGACCCCCAACGCTTACCTGATGGCGCAGTGTCCGCTGTCGGACATGGAGCACATTGTCGAGGCCCGGCTGGCGCCAGCCAACATCAGTGACTGGCTGCAGATCCCCTCGGAGCAGCCCTGCCTGCTGGTGACCCGCCGCACCTGGTCGCTGAACCAGCTGGTGAGCTTCGCCCGCCTCTGGCACCCGGGCAACCGCTACAAGTTGCGTTCCACCCTGAAGTTGTAG
- a CDS encoding YaeQ family protein: protein MALTATLRKVRINISDLTRHYYQAHSLTVAQHPSETDIRLMVRLLAFMRHADEDLSFTKGLSTDDEPELWQKAPDGRIVLWVELGEPSVKRIKQALSRAEQVVVYSYGGRSAEEWWNKHKVELGQLPRLEIFHLAEPQPAQLGELCQRSMDLFATLQEEEIQLTDGSHSLDLQLTRWR, encoded by the coding sequence ATGGCTCTGACCGCCACCCTGCGCAAGGTGCGCATCAATATCAGCGATCTGACCCGCCACTATTACCAGGCCCACAGCCTGACCGTGGCCCAGCATCCTTCCGAAACCGACATTCGCCTGATGGTGCGGCTGCTGGCCTTTATGCGCCACGCCGACGAGGATCTGAGCTTTACCAAGGGGCTGAGCACCGACGACGAGCCGGAGCTGTGGCAAAAGGCCCCCGACGGCCGCATTGTACTGTGGGTGGAGCTGGGTGAGCCCAGCGTCAAGCGCATCAAGCAGGCCCTGTCCCGGGCCGAGCAAGTGGTGGTGTACAGCTATGGCGGCCGCAGCGCCGAGGAATGGTGGAACAAGCACAAGGTGGAGCTGGGCCAGCTGCCCCGGCTGGAAATTTTTCATCTGGCCGAGCCCCAGCCGGCGCAACTGGGGGAGCTGTGCCAGCGCAGCATGGACCTGTTTGCCACCCTGCAGGAAGAGGAAATTCAGCTTACCGACGGCAGCCACAGCCTGGATCTGCAACTGACCCGCTGGCGGTAA
- the hutI gene encoding imidazolonepropionase encodes MSAPDRLWINVTLFDGLNTAAEPMAVAVKNGLIERVCPMSELPAREREAGEVFDAEGRLLTPGLVDCHTHLVFGGSRAGEFEARLEGQSYEAIARAGGGILSTVRATRAASEDELFASALPRLEALMSEGVTTVEIKSGYGLTVEDELKMLRVARRLGCERPVRVVTTLLGAHALPPEYKDDADGYIELVCNRMIPAAAAEGLADAVDVFCEGIGFSVAQCQRVYAAAKAHGLAIKGHTEQLSNLGGSAAAAHAGALSVDHIEYLDEAGVKALAEAGTVATLLPGAFYMLRETKVPPIELLRRYGVPMALATDANPGTSPIFSLRLMLNMACTLFRLTPLEALSGVTAHGARALGLHQLTGRIASGLRADLCLWNTSNPAELAYSVGLPTLARRVFAGNIH; translated from the coding sequence ATGTCAGCACCGGATCGTCTCTGGATCAACGTCACCCTGTTCGACGGTTTGAATACCGCCGCCGAGCCCATGGCGGTGGCGGTGAAAAACGGCCTGATCGAGCGGGTGTGTCCCATGAGTGAGCTGCCGGCCCGCGAGCGTGAGGCCGGTGAGGTGTTCGACGCCGAAGGTCGGCTGCTGACCCCGGGGCTGGTGGACTGCCACACTCACCTGGTCTTTGGCGGCAGCCGGGCCGGCGAATTCGAGGCCCGGCTCGAAGGCCAAAGCTATGAAGCCATCGCCCGCGCCGGCGGCGGCATTCTCAGCACGGTGCGCGCCACCCGCGCGGCCAGCGAGGACGAACTGTTCGCCAGTGCCCTGCCACGTCTTGAGGCACTGATGAGTGAGGGCGTGACCACGGTGGAGATAAAGTCCGGCTACGGCCTGACCGTGGAAGACGAGCTGAAAATGCTGCGGGTGGCCCGCCGACTTGGGTGTGAGCGGCCGGTACGGGTGGTCACCACTTTGCTGGGGGCCCATGCTTTGCCGCCGGAATATAAAGACGATGCCGACGGCTATATCGAGCTGGTGTGCAATCGCATGATACCGGCGGCCGCCGCCGAAGGCCTGGCGGATGCGGTAGACGTGTTCTGCGAGGGTATCGGTTTTTCCGTGGCCCAGTGCCAGCGAGTCTATGCCGCCGCCAAGGCCCATGGTCTGGCCATTAAGGGCCATACCGAGCAGCTTTCCAATCTCGGCGGCAGCGCCGCCGCGGCTCACGCCGGGGCGCTGTCGGTGGATCATATCGAATATCTGGACGAAGCCGGGGTGAAGGCCCTGGCCGAGGCCGGCACCGTCGCCACCCTGCTGCCCGGCGCCTTTTACATGCTGCGCGAAACCAAAGTGCCGCCCATTGAACTGCTGCGCCGTTACGGCGTGCCCATGGCCCTGGCCACCGACGCCAACCCCGGCACCTCACCGATTTTCAGCCTGCGGCTGATGCTGAACATGGCCTGCACCCTGTTCCGGCTGACGCCGCTGGAAGCCCTGAGCGGCGTCACCGCCCACGGCGCCCGGGCGCTCGGACTGCACCAACTGACTGGGCGCATTGCCTCCGGCCTGCGCGCGGATCTGTGCCTGTGGAACACCAGCAACCCGGCGGAGCTGGCCTACAGCGTGGGGCTGCCCACCCTGGCCCGGCGCGTGTTTGCCGGCAACATCCACTGA
- the hutU gene encoding urocanate hydratase, producing MTQQTPSLQDQRHDPSRVIKAPTGVNKICKSWLTEAAYRMLHNNLHPDVAERPEDLVVYGGIGRAARNWPCFDRIAEVLTRLEDDETLLIQSGKPVGVFKTHADAPRVLLANSNLVPHWANWEHFNELDKKGLMMYGQMTAGSWIYIGSQGIVQGTYETFVAMAKQHFNGDAKGRWILTGGLGGMGGAQPLAATMAGFSCIAVECDETRIDFRLRTRYVDKKAYSLDEALGIIDEAKARGEAVSVGLLGNCADIFPEIVARGIVPDVTTDQTSAHDPLNGYLPKGWTMDYAAEMRRKDEAAVVDAAKESMAIQVRAMLALQERGSATTDYGNNIRQMAKEKGVENAFDFPGFVPAYIRPLFCQGIGPFRWVALSGDPEDIYKTDAKVKELIPNDPHLHNWLDMARERISFQGLPARICWVGLKDRARLGQAFNDMVKNGELKAPIVIGRDHLDSGSVASPNRETEAMKDGSDAVSDWPLLNALLNTAGGATWVSLHHGGGVGMGFSQHSGVVIVADGTDAAAARLGRVLRNDPGTGVMRHADAGYDIAIDCAREQGLDLPMVNGLSKKD from the coding sequence ATGACTCAGCAAACCCCGTCACTGCAAGACCAGCGCCACGATCCCAGCCGCGTCATCAAGGCGCCCACCGGCGTCAACAAAATCTGCAAGAGCTGGCTCACCGAAGCCGCCTACCGCATGCTGCACAACAACCTGCACCCGGACGTGGCCGAGCGCCCCGAGGATCTGGTGGTGTACGGCGGCATCGGTCGTGCCGCCCGCAACTGGCCCTGCTTTGACCGCATTGCCGAGGTGCTGACCCGTCTGGAAGATGACGAAACCCTGCTGATCCAGTCCGGCAAGCCGGTGGGCGTGTTCAAGACCCACGCCGACGCCCCCCGGGTGCTGCTGGCCAACTCCAACCTGGTGCCCCACTGGGCCAACTGGGAGCACTTCAACGAGCTCGATAAAAAGGGCCTGATGATGTACGGCCAGATGACCGCCGGATCCTGGATCTACATCGGCTCTCAAGGCATCGTGCAGGGCACTTACGAGACCTTTGTGGCCATGGCCAAGCAGCACTTTAACGGCGACGCCAAGGGCCGCTGGATCCTCACCGGCGGTCTGGGCGGCATGGGCGGTGCCCAGCCCCTGGCGGCCACCATGGCCGGCTTCAGCTGTATTGCGGTGGAATGCGATGAAACCCGTATCGACTTCCGTCTGCGTACCCGCTATGTGGACAAAAAGGCCTACAGCCTGGATGAAGCGCTGGGCATCATTGACGAAGCCAAGGCCCGGGGCGAGGCGGTGTCCGTGGGCCTGCTCGGCAACTGTGCCGATATCTTCCCGGAAATCGTGGCGCGCGGCATAGTGCCCGACGTGACCACGGATCAGACCAGCGCCCACGATCCCCTGAACGGCTACCTGCCCAAGGGCTGGACCATGGACTACGCCGCCGAAATGCGCCGCAAGGATGAAGCCGCCGTGGTGGACGCCGCCAAGGAGTCGATGGCCATTCAGGTGCGCGCCATGCTGGCGCTGCAGGAGCGGGGCTCGGCCACCACCGACTATGGCAACAACATTCGTCAGATGGCCAAGGAAAAGGGGGTCGAGAACGCCTTTGACTTCCCCGGCTTTGTGCCGGCCTATATTCGCCCGCTGTTCTGCCAGGGCATAGGCCCATTCCGCTGGGTGGCGCTGTCCGGCGATCCGGAAGACATCTACAAGACCGATGCCAAGGTGAAGGAGCTGATCCCGAATGATCCGCACCTGCACAACTGGCTCGACATGGCCCGGGAGCGGATCAGTTTTCAGGGGCTGCCGGCGCGGATCTGCTGGGTGGGCCTGAAGGATCGCGCCCGTCTCGGCCAGGCCTTCAACGACATGGTCAAAAATGGCGAGCTCAAGGCGCCCATAGTAATAGGCCGGGATCACCTGGACTCCGGCTCGGTGGCCAGCCCCAACCGGGAAACCGAAGCCATGAAGGACGGCTCCGATGCGGTCTCCGACTGGCCGCTGCTGAACGCCCTGCTGAACACCGCCGGCGGTGCCACCTGGGTATCTCTGCACCACGGTGGTGGCGTGGGCATGGGCTTCAGTCAGCACTCGGGCGTGGTGATCGTCGCCGACGGCACCGACGCTGCCGCCGCCCGCCTGGGCCGCGTGCTGCGCAACGACCCGGGCACCGGGGTGATGCGTCACGCCGATGCCGGCTATGATATTGCCATTGATTGCGCCCGGGAGCAGGGCCTGGATCTGCCCATGGTGAACGGCTTGAGCAAGAAGGACTGA
- the hutH gene encoding histidine ammonia-lyase: MNTLTINPGKMTLAEMRLAYEHPVKLSLDPSTHKAIQASVDCVNRMVAEDRTVYGINTGFGLLANTRIKPEDLETLQRSLVLSHATGLGELVSDELVRLIMVLKINGLARGFSGIRLEVLEALMALVNHEVYPCIPGKGSVGASGDLAPLAHMSCVLLGEGHARYQGEIISAGQALEIAGLKPMGLAPKEGLALLNGTQVSTAFALRGLFEAEDLFAGAIAVGGLTVEATLSSRRPFDPRIHDVRGQQGQIDAAAAYRHVLGEASEISRSHVNCAKVQDPYSLRCQPQVMGACLTQLRQAAEVLLIEGNAVSDNPLVFADDNDVISGGNFHAEPVAMAADNLALAIAEIGSLSERRVSLMMDTHMSGLPPFLVENGGVNSGFMIAQVSAAALASDNKALAHPHSVDSLPTSANQEDHVSMAPNGGRRLWDMAENTRGVLAIEWLAACQGLDFRGGMKTTELLEQARQTLRETVSYYDKDRFFAPDIEQANGLLKANVLSHLVPAGLLPSH, translated from the coding sequence ATGAACACACTGACCATCAACCCCGGAAAAATGACCCTGGCCGAGATGCGCCTGGCCTATGAACACCCGGTTAAGCTGAGCCTGGACCCTTCTACCCATAAGGCCATTCAGGCCTCGGTGGATTGCGTGAACCGCATGGTGGCGGAAGACCGCACCGTGTATGGCATCAACACCGGCTTTGGCCTGCTGGCCAACACCCGCATCAAACCCGAAGATCTGGAAACCCTGCAGCGCTCCCTGGTGCTGTCCCACGCCACCGGTCTGGGCGAGTTGGTGAGCGACGAGCTGGTGCGCCTGATTATGGTACTCAAGATCAACGGCCTGGCCCGGGGCTTCTCCGGCATTCGGCTGGAAGTGCTGGAGGCGCTGATGGCCCTGGTCAACCATGAGGTCTACCCCTGCATTCCCGGCAAGGGCTCGGTGGGCGCCTCCGGAGATCTGGCGCCGCTGGCCCACATGAGCTGCGTGCTGCTGGGCGAGGGCCATGCCCGCTACCAGGGTGAGATCATCAGCGCCGGTCAGGCGCTGGAAATCGCCGGGCTCAAGCCCATGGGGCTGGCGCCCAAGGAAGGCCTGGCGCTGCTCAATGGCACTCAGGTTTCCACCGCCTTTGCCCTGCGCGGCCTGTTTGAGGCGGAAGACCTGTTCGCCGGCGCCATTGCCGTGGGCGGCCTGACGGTGGAGGCCACCCTGAGTTCACGCCGTCCGTTCGACCCGCGCATTCACGACGTGCGTGGCCAGCAAGGGCAGATCGACGCCGCCGCCGCCTACCGCCACGTGCTGGGTGAAGCCAGCGAGATCAGCCGCTCCCACGTGAATTGCGCCAAGGTGCAGGATCCGTACTCCCTGCGCTGCCAGCCCCAGGTGATGGGCGCCTGCCTGACCCAGTTGCGCCAGGCCGCCGAGGTGCTGCTGATTGAAGGCAACGCCGTGTCCGACAACCCCCTGGTGTTTGCCGACGATAACGACGTCATCTCCGGCGGCAACTTCCATGCCGAGCCGGTGGCCATGGCCGCCGACAATCTGGCCCTGGCCATTGCCGAAATCGGCTCCCTGAGCGAGCGCCGGGTGTCGCTGATGATGGACACCCATATGTCGGGCCTGCCGCCCTTCCTGGTGGAAAACGGCGGGGTCAACTCCGGCTTTATGATCGCCCAGGTGTCGGCGGCGGCTTTGGCCTCCGACAACAAGGCGCTGGCCCACCCGCACTCGGTGGACTCGCTGCCCACTTCCGCCAACCAGGAAGACCATGTGTCCATGGCCCCCAACGGCGGTCGCCGGCTGTGGGACATGGCGGAAAACACCCGGGGTGTGCTGGCCATCGAATGGCTGGCGGCCTGTCAGGGGCTGGACTTCCGTGGCGGCATGAAGACCACCGAGCTGCTGGAGCAGGCCCGCCAGACCCTGCGTGAAACAGTGAGCTATTACGACAAGGATCGTTTCTTTGCGCCGGACATCGAGCAGGCCAACGGCCTGCTCAAGGCCAATGTGCTCAGCCACCTGGTGCCGGCGGGGCTGCTGCCGAGCCACTGA
- a CDS encoding metal-dependent hydrolase yields the protein MANFRTHIQVASTASGLLAAGMVWAGEVSLSQGGVLWLAGSLGGILPDMDSDSSRALSIVFRLFGALAVLLALLFGQQHLSLLDTLVLAAVAYGLVRYPLCWAFARFTVHRASLHSLLANAVFGLVTVVLTDRLFGLGPELAWLTGLFVFLGAGIHLLLDELYSIDLEGRRIKRSFGTAFKLVEWPAPLPNLLLLALLSASWWLTPEQSGLLARLLPVFHIW from the coding sequence ATGGCGAATTTCAGAACCCATATTCAGGTGGCAAGCACCGCCAGCGGCCTGTTGGCGGCCGGCATGGTGTGGGCCGGCGAGGTGAGCTTAAGCCAGGGCGGTGTGTTGTGGCTGGCGGGCAGCCTGGGCGGTATTTTACCGGATATGGACTCGGACTCGTCCCGGGCATTGAGCATTGTGTTCCGGCTGTTCGGGGCGCTGGCCGTGCTGCTGGCGCTGCTGTTTGGCCAGCAGCATCTTTCCCTGCTCGATACCCTGGTGCTGGCGGCGGTGGCCTATGGCCTGGTGCGCTACCCGCTGTGCTGGGCCTTTGCCCGCTTTACCGTGCACCGGGCCAGCCTGCACTCGCTGCTGGCCAACGCCGTGTTTGGTCTGGTGACCGTGGTGCTGACCGACCGGCTGTTTGGGCTGGGGCCGGAGCTGGCCTGGCTCACCGGCCTGTTCGTGTTTCTCGGTGCCGGCATTCACCTGTTGCTCGACGAGCTGTACAGCATCGATCTGGAAGGGCGGCGCATCAAGCGTTCCTTCGGTACTGCATTCAAGCTGGTCGAATGGCCGGCGCCCTTGCCCAACCTGCTGTTGCTGGCGTTGCTGAGCGCAAGCTGGTGGCTGACGCCGGAGCAGTCCGGGCTGCTGGCGCGGCTATTGCCGGTTTTCCACATCTGGTAG
- a CDS encoding phosphoribosylaminoimidazolesuccinocarboxamide synthase has product MSLADKVLAVNNDLPIRTRQPVHSGKVRSVYWLTEEDSRRLIQEKGYKVAPDAPLAIMVISDRISAFDCIWHGEEGLNGVPGKGAALNAISNHWFRLFKEQGLADSHILDIPHPFVWIVQKATPVKIEAICRQYITGSMWRSYEKGEREFCGIRLPEGLKKDQKLPELLMTPSTKGILKGIPGVPEADDVNITRQNIEDNFAAFNFKSRDDIATYERLLKEGFEVISQELAKIDQVFVDTKFEFGYVTDDQGNDKLIYMDEVGTPDSSRIWDGPAYREGRIVENSKEDFRQLLLKHFPDPDILLNKERMPEREALAENNALPVEVLMNISRTYVGIAERITGQKLELSDNPKADIIAILRDQYGLVD; this is encoded by the coding sequence ATGAGCCTCGCAGACAAGGTTTTGGCCGTGAACAACGACCTTCCCATTCGTACTCGCCAGCCGGTACACAGCGGCAAGGTGCGCTCGGTTTACTGGCTGACGGAAGAAGACAGCCGTCGGTTGATCCAGGAAAAAGGCTACAAGGTCGCCCCCGACGCGCCCCTGGCGATCATGGTGATTAGCGATCGCATCTCCGCCTTTGACTGTATCTGGCACGGTGAAGAGGGCCTGAACGGCGTACCCGGCAAGGGCGCGGCGCTGAACGCCATCTCCAATCACTGGTTCCGGCTGTTCAAGGAGCAGGGCCTGGCCGACAGCCATATTCTGGACATTCCCCATCCCTTTGTGTGGATAGTGCAGAAAGCCACGCCGGTGAAAATTGAGGCCATCTGCCGCCAGTATATTACCGGCTCCATGTGGCGCAGTTATGAAAAGGGCGAGCGGGAGTTCTGCGGCATTCGTCTGCCCGAGGGCCTGAAAAAGGATCAGAAGCTGCCCGAACTGCTGATGACCCCGTCCACCAAGGGCATTCTGAAAGGTATTCCCGGCGTGCCGGAGGCGGACGACGTCAACATCACCCGCCAAAACATTGAAGACAACTTCGCCGCCTTTAACTTCAAAAGCCGGGACGACATCGCCACTTATGAGCGGCTGCTGAAGGAAGGCTTTGAGGTTATCAGCCAAGAGCTGGCGAAAATCGATCAGGTTTTTGTGGATACCAAGTTCGAGTTCGGCTATGTCACCGACGATCAGGGCAATGACAAGCTGATCTACATGGACGAGGTGGGCACCCCCGACTCTTCCCGTATCTGGGATGGTCCGGCCTACCGGGAAGGGCGCATCGTGGAAAACTCCAAGGAAGATTTCCGTCAGCTGCTGCTCAAGCACTTTCCCGATCCGGACATTCTGCTCAACAAGGAGCGCATGCCGGAGCGGGAAGCCCTGGCCGAGAACAATGCCCTGCCGGTAGAGGTGCTGATGAACATCTCCCGCACCTATGTGGGCATCGCCGAGCGAATCACCGGCCAGAAGCTGGAGCTCTCCGACAATCCCAAGGCCGACATCATCGCCATACTGCGCGACCAGTACGGCCTTGTAGATTAA
- a CDS encoding putative quinol monooxygenase: MSRRVYCIAAFQPKPGRERELFRVLQALEADTLREDGCLQYRVTRHIDSPFAGGHSFPLVFNEIWADMASFEAHCQRSGIQAFFEAHCVSPDGLVAEHNVCIYTDEPEDYDAPRFE; the protein is encoded by the coding sequence ATGTCGCGTCGCGTTTATTGCATTGCCGCCTTTCAGCCCAAACCGGGCAGGGAGCGCGAGCTGTTTCGTGTGTTGCAGGCGCTGGAAGCCGACACCCTGCGTGAGGACGGCTGCCTCCAGTACCGGGTCACCCGCCATATCGACAGCCCCTTTGCCGGTGGCCACAGCTTTCCATTGGTGTTTAACGAGATCTGGGCCGATATGGCCAGCTTTGAGGCCCACTGCCAGCGCAGCGGTATTCAGGCGTTTTTTGAAGCCCACTGCGTCAGCCCCGACGGGCTGGTGGCCGAGCACAATGTGTGTATCTACACCGACGAACCGGAAGATTACGACGCCCCGCGGTTTGAGTGA
- the crp gene encoding cAMP-activated global transcriptional regulator CRP, translating to MVIGKPQSDPTLEWFLSHCHIHKYPAKSSLIHAGEKAETLYYIVKGSVAVLIKDEDGKEMILSYLNQGDFIGELGLFEDTDNPVRTAWVRAKSPCEVAEISYKKFRQLIQVNPEILMRLSAQMATRLQTTSQKVGDLAFLDVTGRIAETLLNLARQPDAMTHPDGMQIKITRQEIGQIVGCSRETVGRILKMLEEQNLITAHGKTIVVFGTR from the coding sequence ATGGTTATCGGCAAGCCCCAAAGTGACCCGACCCTGGAATGGTTTTTGTCACATTGCCATATTCACAAATATCCTGCCAAAAGCTCGCTGATCCACGCCGGTGAAAAGGCCGAGACCCTTTATTATATCGTCAAGGGCTCGGTGGCCGTGCTGATCAAGGATGAAGACGGCAAGGAAATGATCCTGTCCTACCTTAACCAGGGTGATTTCATCGGGGAGCTGGGTCTGTTTGAAGACACCGACAACCCGGTGCGCACCGCCTGGGTGCGGGCCAAGTCCCCCTGCGAAGTGGCCGAGATTTCCTACAAGAAGTTTCGCCAGCTGATCCAGGTCAATCCGGAGATCCTGATGCGGCTGTCGGCCCAGATGGCGACCCGCCTGCAAACCACCAGCCAGAAGGTGGGCGACCTGGCGTTCCTGGACGTGACCGGCCGTATCGCCGAGACCCTGCTGAACCTGGCCCGCCAGCCCGACGCCATGACGCACCCGGACGGCATGCAGATCAAAATTACCCGCCAGGAGATCGGCCAGATCGTGGGCTGCTCCCGGGAAACCGTGGGCCGCATTCTGAAAATGCTGGAAGAGCAGAACCTGATCACCGCCCACGGCAAGACCATAGTGGTGTTTGGCACTCGCTAA